Genomic DNA from Candidatus Obscuribacterales bacterium:
ACTACCCGCCACGGCGATGTACAGGTGATTACTCTGCCGTGGTTGACGCCATCGACCTTGTTGACCCGTCCACAAACCGAGGGACTATCGTTGGCCGAGGTGAATCATCTGCTGATCGATCGCCTGCGGGTAGCTCTAGAAGGCGAAATCCGACAGCTTGACCCCACTATCCCCACCATTCTCCTCGCCCATCTGATGACCGATACGGCCTGCTATGGAGCGGAGCGCTTTCTGGCGGCGGGCAAAGGGTTTACGGTACCCATGCCCCTGCTGACCCGCCCTTGTTTTGACTACGTGGCCCTGGGGCATGTGCATCGCCACCAAGTGCTGTGCCAGGATCCGCCGGTAGTCTATCCCGGTAGTATTGAGCGGGTAGACTTTAGCGAGGAAGCGGAGGACAAAGGCTATGTAATGGTTAACCTAGAGCGAGGACGAGCAGAGGTGCAGTTTTGTCCCCTGCCGGTGCGTCCATTCCACACCCTGCGGGTCAATCTTTGTGATGCGGCTATGCCCCAAACCAAGCTGCTGGAGGCGATCGCCCGTGCTCCCATTCAAAATGCGGTGGTGCGGCTCATGTATCAGATCCACGCCGACCAAATCGATGCTCTCGATGCTGCGGCGCTGCATACGGCCCTAGAAGCTGCCCATACTTACACGATTCATCCTGAGCTAATCAGCCAACTTGCCCGTCCACGCCTACCCGAACTACGGAGCGATCGCAGCCTGGATCCCCTAGATGTATTGGAAACCTATATTGCTAGCCGAGATGATTTGCGCGATCTGGGTAGCGACATGATGGCGGCGGCGCTGGCGTTGCTCAACGATGATGACCCCGCTTGGACGGAGGTGGAGCCGAGTCTCGATGAGCCGCTTCCCAAACATCAAGACGAACCCAACACCGCACAATTACGGTTACTGTGACCAATTATACGTTGACGAGTCATACCTTAGCTAAGTGCAGCTGGGGTGTCGGTACAATCTCAGATAACAGATGGGCGATCGCCTGGGATTTCCCAGTTCCTACGGATAGTGTTTTTAGGGCTAACAAGCTTTGATAGGCCTAAGGTCTTAGCGAGGTACATGCGTTAGGCTAAAACTAGAACTTACCAATCATCATCTATTCGTCTGTCCCACGATCTACCCTACGATCTGGTTCCTCATGACCAGCTCCTCATGTCTAACCAAGCATGTTGGATACCTTAGGTTGGGCTCCTATTGGTTTGGATCCAAACCAATAGGAGCACCTGATTTGGAGCGCCTATTTGAGAGCCAACGGTTAGGAGCACACCGTTACGATCACCGAGCCTAGATGGATAACGTTAACTGATATACCCACGAGGAACAGCTTCTTAGATTGTGTTCCATAGGAAGCTGCTGTACGTTCTAGTCTGGATTGTGTCAGCCATGGCTCATCTAGTATTGATGATTTTGATGACTACCCGCGATCGCGCCGTCTCACTGCAGCGTCCATGACCTATCCGCTATCCCCCTCTGTTTCGGCGGAAGATCCCTTATCTTCCTCATCCTGTTCATCCTTGGCAGCCCAACTGCAAGCTAGCGATCGCACCTATCGCACCCTCATTGACCGCATGAAAGAAGGGGTGGTGATTGTCGATGGAGACGGCATCATTCAGTTTGTCAACCAACGCTATTGCCAGATGCTGGGGTATGCGTCTGCAGATCTGATTGGCTGCCATGAGTCAACGCTGGTGATACCCGA
This window encodes:
- a CDS encoding exonuclease SbcCD subunit D — translated: VQEAFAQQFRRLVDADIPTVLLVGNHDQHAQGQGGASLCIYRTLGVPGFVVGDRLETHPITTRHGDVQVITLPWLTPSTLLTRPQTEGLSLAEVNHLLIDRLRVALEGEIRQLDPTIPTILLAHLMTDTACYGAERFLAAGKGFTVPMPLLTRPCFDYVALGHVHRHQVLCQDPPVVYPGSIERVDFSEEAEDKGYVMVNLERGRAEVQFCPLPVRPFHTLRVNLCDAAMPQTKLLEAIARAPIQNAVVRLMYQIHADQIDALDAAALHTALEAAHTYTIHPELISQLARPRLPELRSDRSLDPLDVLETYIASRDDLRDLGSDMMAAALALLNDDDPAWTEVEPSLDEPLPKHQDEPNTAQLRLL